A single region of the Triplophysa dalaica isolate WHDGS20190420 chromosome 15, ASM1584641v1, whole genome shotgun sequence genome encodes:
- the gskip gene encoding GSK3-beta interaction protein isoform X1 has protein sequence MQMYECYYSKIHLLKEQSMCLFVGMEVDCKPEDLLKCSYEERCVELGDVKDMRLEAEAVVNDVLFAVTDMHVSHSLTSGVDVAHINVETREGNRYYLELTEAGLRVVGHAFDQVDEGLSTQYHETVYSLLDSLSPGYREAFGNALLQRLERLKQNGQ, from the exons ATGCAGATGTATGAGtgttattacagtaaaatacatcttttaaaaGAACAGTCAATGTGCTTATTTGTG GGGATGGAAGTGGATTGTAAACCAGAGGACCTGTTGAAGTGTTCCTATGAAGAACGCTGTGTTGAGCTGGGAGATGTTAAAGACATGAGGCTGGAAGCTGAGGCTGTGGTCAATGATGTGCTCTTTGCAGTCACAGACATGCACGTCTCTCACAGTCTTACCAGTGGAGTAGATGTGGCGCATATAAACGTTGAAACCAGAGAGGGAAACCGGTATTACTTGGAGCTCACCGAGGCTGGGTTGAGG GTGGTGGGACACGCCTTTGATCAGGTGGATGAAGGTTTGAGCACCCAGTATCATGAGACTGTTTACTCACTGTTGGATTCCCTGAGCCCTGGTTACAGAGAAGCGTTTGGAAATGCTTTGCTTCAAAGACTAGAGAGGCTTAAACAAAATGGACAGTGA
- the gskip gene encoding GSK3-beta interaction protein isoform X3, whose product MLVNNAVTGMEVDCKPEDLLKCSYEERCVELGDVKDMRLEAEAVVNDVLFAVTDMHVSHSLTSGVDVAHINVETREGNRYYLELTEAGLRVVGHAFDQVDEGLSTQYHETVYSLLDSLSPGYREAFGNALLQRLERLKQNGQ is encoded by the exons ATGCTTGTGAATAATGCAGTAACG GGGATGGAAGTGGATTGTAAACCAGAGGACCTGTTGAAGTGTTCCTATGAAGAACGCTGTGTTGAGCTGGGAGATGTTAAAGACATGAGGCTGGAAGCTGAGGCTGTGGTCAATGATGTGCTCTTTGCAGTCACAGACATGCACGTCTCTCACAGTCTTACCAGTGGAGTAGATGTGGCGCATATAAACGTTGAAACCAGAGAGGGAAACCGGTATTACTTGGAGCTCACCGAGGCTGGGTTGAGG GTGGTGGGACACGCCTTTGATCAGGTGGATGAAGGTTTGAGCACCCAGTATCATGAGACTGTTTACTCACTGTTGGATTCCCTGAGCCCTGGTTACAGAGAAGCGTTTGGAAATGCTTTGCTTCAAAGACTAGAGAGGCTTAAACAAAATGGACAGTGA
- the gskip gene encoding GSK3-beta interaction protein isoform X2: MSRKCSDELPPEEGMEVDCKPEDLLKCSYEERCVELGDVKDMRLEAEAVVNDVLFAVTDMHVSHSLTSGVDVAHINVETREGNRYYLELTEAGLRVVGHAFDQVDEGLSTQYHETVYSLLDSLSPGYREAFGNALLQRLERLKQNGQ; the protein is encoded by the exons ATGAGCCGGAAGTGTTCTGACGAACTACCCCCGGAGGAA GGGATGGAAGTGGATTGTAAACCAGAGGACCTGTTGAAGTGTTCCTATGAAGAACGCTGTGTTGAGCTGGGAGATGTTAAAGACATGAGGCTGGAAGCTGAGGCTGTGGTCAATGATGTGCTCTTTGCAGTCACAGACATGCACGTCTCTCACAGTCTTACCAGTGGAGTAGATGTGGCGCATATAAACGTTGAAACCAGAGAGGGAAACCGGTATTACTTGGAGCTCACCGAGGCTGGGTTGAGG GTGGTGGGACACGCCTTTGATCAGGTGGATGAAGGTTTGAGCACCCAGTATCATGAGACTGTTTACTCACTGTTGGATTCCCTGAGCCCTGGTTACAGAGAAGCGTTTGGAAATGCTTTGCTTCAAAGACTAGAGAGGCTTAAACAAAATGGACAGTGA
- the gskip gene encoding GSK3-beta interaction protein isoform X4, translating to MEVDCKPEDLLKCSYEERCVELGDVKDMRLEAEAVVNDVLFAVTDMHVSHSLTSGVDVAHINVETREGNRYYLELTEAGLRVVGHAFDQVDEGLSTQYHETVYSLLDSLSPGYREAFGNALLQRLERLKQNGQ from the exons ATGGAAGTGGATTGTAAACCAGAGGACCTGTTGAAGTGTTCCTATGAAGAACGCTGTGTTGAGCTGGGAGATGTTAAAGACATGAGGCTGGAAGCTGAGGCTGTGGTCAATGATGTGCTCTTTGCAGTCACAGACATGCACGTCTCTCACAGTCTTACCAGTGGAGTAGATGTGGCGCATATAAACGTTGAAACCAGAGAGGGAAACCGGTATTACTTGGAGCTCACCGAGGCTGGGTTGAGG GTGGTGGGACACGCCTTTGATCAGGTGGATGAAGGTTTGAGCACCCAGTATCATGAGACTGTTTACTCACTGTTGGATTCCCTGAGCCCTGGTTACAGAGAAGCGTTTGGAAATGCTTTGCTTCAAAGACTAGAGAGGCTTAAACAAAATGGACAGTGA
- the npc2.1 gene encoding NPC intracellular cholesterol transporter 2 — MDCRVMFVVLLSFLVCAYAEHVKYIDCGSIEGKILDVDIGPCPQQPCQLHKGQSYTVNVTFSSGVMSQTSKAVVHGVIAGVAVPFPIPIDDGCKSGIQCPIQEMKIYSYVAQLSVKNEYPAIKLVVEWELKDEGSKDLFCIKFPVQIVN; from the exons ATGGATTGCCGTGTGATGTTCGTTGTTTTGCTCTCTTTCCTCGTATGTGCTTACGCAGAGCATGTGAAATATATAGATTGTG GCTCAATAGAAGGTAAAATTCTTGATGTTGATATCGGTCCCTGCCCGCAACAGCCGTGCCAGCTTCACAAGGGACAGTCCTACACAGTTAATGTAACCTTCAGCAGTG GTGTTATGAGCCAAACCAGTAAAGCTGTGGTTCATGGAGTCATTGCTGGTGTCGCCGTTCCGTTCCCCATTCCGATTGATGATGGTTGCAAGTCTGGAATCCAGTGCCCGATTCAGGAGATGAAAATTTACAGCTACGTAGCCCAGTTGTCTGTCAAAAATGAGTACCCAGCA ATCAAATTGGTTGTGGAATGGGAGTTAAAAGATGAAGGCAGCAAGGATCTGTTTTGCATCAAGTTTCCTGTTCAGATTGTGAACTGA
- the isca2 gene encoding iron-sulfur cluster assembly 2 homolog, mitochondrial, whose translation MSFARRLLASVPKSSPFYLLNVTSSRGHTVRRWPSLISPLTPTVHYSSVSLNASSTAGDSIYLSESCVKRLTEITNKGEYLRITVEGGGCSGFQYKFSVDTVRNEDDRVFEKKGVGVIVDQDSLEFMKGSTVHFNEELIRSSFQVMKNPKAEHGCSCGSSFSVKI comes from the exons ATGTCATTTGCTCGAAGGCTACTTGCAAGCGTCCCTAAAAGTTCACCATTTTACCTTCTCAA tGTGACTTCGTCCAGAGGTCATACGGTGAGAAGATGGCCATCTCTCATCTCGCCTCTCACACCCACTGTGCACTACAGCAGCGTCTCTCTAAACGCTTCCAGCACCGCTGGTGACAGCATTTATCTCAGTGAATCCTGTGTCAAG AGGCTTACAGAAATTACAAATAAGGGAGAGTATTTGAGGATTACGGTGGAGGGAGGCGGATGTTCAGGTTTCCAGTATAAATTCTCAGTGGACACAGTCAGAAATGAAGACGACAG AGTGTTTGAAAAAAAGGGTGTTGGAGTAATAGTTGACCAGGACAGTCTGGAGTTCATGAAAGGATCCACAGTTCACTTCAATGAAGAGCTCATTCGCTCTTCTTTTCAGGTGATGAAGAACCCTAAGGCTGAACACGGCTGCTCATGCGGTTCGTCCTTCTCTGTTAAGATCTGA